In the Clostridium cellulovorans 743B genome, CAGATAATAAGATTTTAGGCTCTAATGCTAAAGCTCTTGCAATTGCTACCCTTTGTTTTTGTCCACCACTTAATTCTCTTGGTTTAGCATAAATTTTATCCTCTAAGTGAACTATCTTTAAAAGCTTTTCCACTCTTTTTTTAGTTTCTTTTTTATCATAGCCCCAAACCTCTAAAGGAAGTGCTATATTCTCATATACGTTTTTTCTTTCTAAAAGACTAAAGTGTTGAAAGATCATACCTAAGTCTTTTCTAAATAATCTTAGTTGTCCACTTTTTAAACTTTTAACTTCTTTCCCCATAACTTCGATACTTCCTTTGTCATAGGTTTCTAATCCATTCAGACATCTTAAAAGTGTTGATTTACCAGCACCACTATGCCCAACTAATCCAAATATTTCACCTTTTTTTATCTCAAGATCTATAGATTTTAGTATAGGTTCATTAGAAAAGCGCTTTTCTAGATTTTTAATTTTTATCAAGTGTCCTCCCCCTAACTGATGTATTTTTTACTATCGATAGAAAAAATAAACACCCGAGGATTCTCGGGTGTAAAATGCATTGAATCCTCATCTCTCAGCTTCTTCAGCTGCTGGATTTGGCACCTTATACACAATGTATTGGTTGCCGGGCATCTTTGGGCCAGTCCCTCCGCCACTCTTGATAAGTGAATGTTATTAACTTTTCTATATGTTATCAAATGGTCAAAAGTGTGTCAACAAATTTTTATAAGTTTTTTAAAAATGATAAAAATTCTCTAATGTTATTGCTAAAATATCCATGTATAATAAAAAATAATATAAACTTCATATTTTTTATTCCTCCAATTCCAATAAGAAAACTTTATAATTATATATTTTAAGCTTATTGCAATTTTTGTACTCTTCAGTTCCATTTTTCTAAAATAAGCATACTATGAATAGTAACATGAATATTTTCTAAAGTTCTTACACCTTTTAATTAAGTTTGCCAGGAGGTAATAAAAATGAGTGATGAGGTGGATAAGAGAGAAATTGCTATTCAACGATCTAAAGAATTGAAAGGTAAAATAGAAGATTACATGATAGCTAAAGAAAAGATTCCAAGAGGTTTATCAACTATTCAAGAAAAACTTATTACAGAGAAAAGAGAAAAGATTCTAGATATACTCAACGCTACAGAAGATGATTGGAATAATTGGCATTGGCAAATAAGTAATAGGATAAGTGATATAAAAATACTATCGAAAATAATAAAATTAAGTGAAGAGGAAGCAGAACATATAAAAAAAGTAGAACAAAAATATAGATGGGGTATCTCTCCATATTATGCATCTTTAATTGATGAAAGCAATTCAAACCCAGTAAAGTTGCAATGTGTACCTACACTATTTGAGTTAAACGATGAAGGTACCTTAGACCCTATGGGAGAAGAATATACTAGTCCTGCTGGCACTATAACACGAAGATATCCTGACCGTCTTATAATAAATGTTACTAACATGTGCGCCTCCTTTTGTAGACATTGCCAACGACGAAGAAATATTGGAATTGTCGATAAACATCAAAGTATATCAGATTTAGAAGAATCTATTGAATATATAAGAAACAATCGTGAAATTAGAGATGTTCTCATAACTGGTGGCGAACCCTTATTGTTATCTGATGGGATGATTGATTGGCTTCTTGGTGAATTATTT is a window encoding:
- a CDS encoding methionine ABC transporter ATP-binding protein, which encodes MIKIKNLEKRFSNEPILKSIDLEIKKGEIFGLVGHSGAGKSTLLRCLNGLETYDKGSIEVMGKEVKSLKSGQLRLFRKDLGMIFQHFSLLERKNVYENIALPLEVWGYDKKETKKRVEKLLKIVHLEDKIYAKPRELSGGQKQRVAIARALALEPKILLSDEATSALDPNTTKSILSLLREINENLGITIVIVTHQMEVVREVCHRVAVLDKGAVVVSGDVEDIFLKQPKALKKLISEEELIPDTGKNIKIYFPKENSETTLITSMARELDIDFSIVWGRLERFRDDVLGSLVINIKDVEFERVSKYLDSKNIGWEVV
- the eam gene encoding glutamate 2,3-aminomutase, with the protein product MSDEVDKREIAIQRSKELKGKIEDYMIAKEKIPRGLSTIQEKLITEKREKILDILNATEDDWNNWHWQISNRISDIKILSKIIKLSEEEAEHIKKVEQKYRWGISPYYASLIDESNSNPVKLQCVPTLFELNDEGTLDPMGEEYTSPAGTITRRYPDRLIINVTNMCASFCRHCQRRRNIGIVDKHQSISDLEESIEYIRNNREIRDVLITGGEPLLLSDGMIDWLLGELFKIKTLEYVRIGTRVLATLPQRITANLLSILKKYSPLYINTQFNHPLEITREAKEACDKLANIGIPLGNQTVLLNGINNDKYVMRLLNQELLKCRIKPYYIFHGKKIMGTTHFNTSIDDGIEIMEYLRGYTSGMAIPTYIINAPNGNGKTPILPQYIISRGKNNVKIRTWEGKIFDYPNYPTQSLEDKLYKDNK